The following are from one region of the Halarcobacter sp. genome:
- a CDS encoding RecB-like helicase, which yields MEKLILIMYYFNMKQFLALKASAGSGKTFALTVRYISLLLLNAKPKEILTLTFTNKAANEMSERIYNTLLNLGNDEAYLNEISKESGLSKERILEKKDRLINNYTNATLSIFTIDKFINMILREFCGYIGISDDFEIKEDDIESLSIKFLESLSLEDFDKLVDFQIYEKKKYNSLFEIFQNLLEKNEEIVTVNIDASLLGVQKKSVVDEALKIKEFILNCPQASNSAKNAVDFETFEELMSKGKTWLSKDSVFEFSYFKKCANDLLETFFLNVKKEMAVYYKIRAGYSISKLFELYRLFKEYKFKYNKSKNYLHFSDISNLTYELLSKKIDKDFLYFRLDSKFSHILIDEFQDTSLLQYKILQPLIEEILSSSEFKTFFYVGDTKQSIYRFRGGKRELFDYVLKSNKQVEVEILNTNYRSCENIVNFVNTSFSKLPSYEYHDQMSLHKDGYVEVLEDEALLEEDKYENIAKKISSLMQSGVNSNDIAILTYTNDDVLNIYSYLKKMFPSLKISTEMTSKLINQENVKALINMVKYLYFQEEIYKENVNAILGKAPASKLEIKVDIKRYSLQEVLYSISNLLNIVDDNVIKLIELSNQYKNIIDFIYEIDKLDASIENSEQIGLQILTIFKSKGLEFHTVILLDRIKQKNADKSSLLFEYDEVNLKNIYYKISGLENYNEDYKKALEKEKALNFEDELNILYVALTRAKKNLIVHKKNHKSSVFNLIDLVKSEIGQIQISDNKTKNYEKSEKVIYKPLNLGLQDKPVKKDDDDKEYSLYSRYYGIATHYCLEMMNKFDEVSLKYALNLTKNRYSSYLVDKDFVSIEQRINYLIQHKEFKQIVEGANFNKEQSLLYNKELKIIDLLAIKDDTYYIFDYKTTQNELPEHEIQVKTYKKAIEEISGGKRVFTFIIYLKENEAILKKLI from the coding sequence GTGGAAAAATTAATTTTAATAATGTATTATTTCAATATGAAACAGTTTTTAGCATTAAAAGCAAGTGCAGGAAGTGGAAAAACTTTTGCCTTGACAGTACGATATATTTCCCTACTATTATTAAACGCAAAACCTAAAGAGATATTAACACTTACTTTTACTAATAAAGCGGCAAATGAGATGAGTGAGAGAATCTATAATACCTTACTTAACTTAGGTAATGATGAAGCTTATTTAAATGAAATATCTAAAGAATCAGGTTTATCAAAAGAGAGAATCTTAGAAAAAAAAGATAGATTGATAAACAATTATACAAATGCAACTTTATCTATTTTTACAATTGATAAATTTATAAATATGATATTAAGAGAGTTTTGCGGATATATTGGGATTAGTGATGATTTTGAGATAAAAGAGGATGATATTGAAAGCTTAAGTATTAAGTTTTTGGAATCTTTATCTTTAGAAGATTTTGATAAATTGGTTGATTTTCAAATCTATGAGAAGAAAAAATATAATTCACTTTTTGAGATATTCCAAAATCTTTTAGAAAAAAATGAAGAGATAGTAACAGTAAATATTGATGCAAGTCTTTTGGGCGTACAAAAGAAGAGTGTAGTTGATGAAGCATTAAAAATAAAAGAGTTTATACTAAACTGTCCTCAAGCATCAAATAGTGCAAAAAATGCAGTTGATTTTGAAACTTTTGAAGAGTTGATGTCTAAAGGGAAAACATGGCTTAGTAAAGATAGTGTGTTTGAGTTTTCATATTTTAAAAAATGTGCAAATGATTTACTTGAAACCTTCTTTTTAAATGTAAAAAAAGAGATGGCTGTATATTATAAGATTAGAGCTGGTTATAGTATCAGCAAGCTGTTTGAATTGTATAGATTATTTAAAGAGTATAAATTTAAATATAACAAATCAAAAAACTATTTACACTTTAGTGATATTTCAAATTTAACCTATGAATTACTTTCAAAAAAAATTGATAAAGACTTTTTATATTTTAGATTAGATTCAAAATTTTCACATATATTAATTGATGAGTTTCAAGATACCTCTTTACTTCAATATAAAATTTTACAACCTTTAATTGAAGAGATATTATCTTCAAGTGAATTTAAAACATTTTTCTATGTTGGAGATACAAAACAATCTATTTATAGATTTAGAGGTGGGAAAAGGGAACTTTTTGATTATGTACTTAAATCAAATAAACAAGTTGAAGTTGAGATTTTAAATACAAATTATCGTTCTTGTGAAAACATAGTAAATTTTGTAAATACAAGTTTTTCAAAACTTCCATCTTATGAGTACCATGACCAAATGTCATTGCATAAAGATGGATATGTTGAGGTTTTAGAAGATGAAGCTTTATTAGAAGAGGACAAATATGAAAATATAGCAAAAAAGATTTCATCCTTAATGCAAAGTGGTGTAAATAGTAATGATATCGCAATATTAACTTATACAAATGATGATGTATTAAATATCTATTCATATTTAAAAAAGATGTTTCCAAGTTTGAAAATATCTACAGAGATGACTTCAAAACTTATAAATCAAGAAAATGTAAAAGCTTTGATAAATATGGTTAAGTATCTTTATTTTCAAGAAGAGATTTATAAAGAGAATGTAAATGCAATATTGGGAAAAGCACCTGCATCAAAACTTGAAATAAAAGTTGACATAAAAAGATATAGCTTGCAAGAGGTTCTTTACAGTATTTCAAATCTATTAAATATAGTTGATGATAATGTTATAAAACTTATAGAATTGAGTAATCAATATAAAAATATTATTGATTTTATTTATGAGATAGATAAGTTGGATGCTTCAATAGAAAACTCAGAACAAATAGGTTTACAAATACTTACCATATTTAAATCAAAAGGTTTAGAGTTTCATACTGTTATATTACTTGATAGAATTAAACAAAAAAATGCTGACAAAAGCTCATTACTTTTTGAATATGATGAGGTAAATCTAAAAAATATCTATTATAAAATATCTGGTTTAGAAAACTATAATGAGGATTATAAAAAAGCGTTAGAAAAAGAAAAAGCTCTAAATTTTGAAGATGAATTAAATATTTTATATGTTGCTTTAACAAGGGCAAAAAAGAATCTTATAGTGCATAAGAAAAATCATAAAAGTTCAGTTTTTAATCTTATAGATTTGGTAAAAAGTGAAATTGGACAAATTCAAATTAGTGACAATAAAACAAAAAACTATGAAAAAAGTGAAAAGGTTATATATAAACCTTTAAATTTAGGTTTACAAGATAAACCAGTAAAAAAAGATGATGATGACAAAGAGTATTCTTTGTATTCAAGATATTATGGGATAGCTACACACTATTGTCTTGAGATGATGAATAAGTTTGATGAGGTTTCATTAAAATATGCATTAAATCTTACAAAAAACAGATATTCAAGCTATTTAGTTGATAAAGATTTTGTTAGTATTGAACAAAGAATAAATTATCTAATTCAACACAAAGAGTTTAAACAAATAGTTGAGGGTGCCAATTTTAATAAAGAGCAATCTTTACTTTATAACAAAGAGTTGAAGATAATCGATTTATTGGCTATAAAAGATGATACCTATTATATCTTTGATTATAAGACTACCCAAAATGAATTGCCAGAGCATGAAATACAAGTAAAAACTTATAAGAAAGCCATAGAAGAGATTTCAGGTGGCAAAAGAGTTTTTACTTTTATTATCTATTTAAAAGAGAATGAAGCTATTTTAAAAAAACTTATATAA
- a CDS encoding thiamine phosphate synthase — translation MDEDFISYLITDPKYYSNNPTLFKKNLEKALKSKDVNIACFRDKESENIEELASIFVDVCKQNNIEKILINSNIELAYNLGANGVHLNSTQFDKIKEAKSLDLYTIISCHNYKELDLALKFHVNAVTYSPIYNTPNKGEPKGISNLKEAVKIYEDLNIIALGGIITDTQIEEIKKAKAFGFASIRYFI, via the coding sequence ATGGATGAAGATTTTATTAGTTATTTGATAACTGATCCAAAATATTATTCAAACAATCCAACACTTTTCAAAAAAAATTTAGAAAAAGCACTAAAATCTAAAGATGTTAATATAGCTTGCTTTAGAGATAAAGAATCAGAAAATATAGAAGAGTTAGCTTCTATATTTGTAGATGTTTGCAAACAGAACAATATAGAAAAAATCTTAATCAATAGTAATATTGAATTAGCATATAACTTAGGTGCAAATGGAGTTCATCTAAACTCAACACAGTTTGATAAAATCAAAGAGGCTAAGAGTTTAGATCTATATACAATTATCTCTTGTCACAACTATAAAGAGCTTGACTTGGCATTAAAATTTCATGTAAATGCAGTAACTTATTCACCTATTTATAACACACCAAACAAAGGTGAGCCAAAAGGTATAAGTAACTTAAAAGAAGCAGTTAAAATATATGAAGATTTAAATATTATTGCTTTGGGTGGAATTATTACAGACACTCAAATAGAAGAGATAAAAAAAGCAAAAGCTTTTGGTTTCGCTTCTATTAGGTATTTTATATAA
- a CDS encoding F0F1 ATP synthase subunit A: MEGRLFTFLGAIGGHGQEWLILSHFAIVIGVIFLLSRAATKKMQLVPTGSQNLLEAFIGGIISMGADTMGEQNARRYLPLIGSLALVIFFSNMLGIIPGFESPTANINFTLSLALIVFVYYNYLGIKKNGFVNYFKHFMGPMPVLAPLMFPIEIISHLSRIISLSFRLFGSIKGDDMFTMVLLMLVPWLLPMAGFFMLTAFGFLQAFIFSILTYVYIAGSIMMEEEGH, translated from the coding sequence ATGGAAGGAAGACTGTTTACATTCTTAGGTGCAATTGGTGGGCACGGTCAAGAATGGCTTATCTTATCACATTTTGCAATAGTAATTGGAGTTATCTTTTTACTTTCAAGAGCTGCTACTAAAAAAATGCAACTAGTACCAACTGGTTCACAAAATCTTTTAGAAGCATTTATTGGTGGAATTATCAGCATGGGTGCTGATACAATGGGAGAACAAAACGCAAGAAGATATTTACCATTAATTGGTTCATTAGCGTTAGTTATTTTCTTTAGTAATATGTTAGGTATTATCCCAGGATTTGAATCTCCAACTGCTAATATCAACTTTACACTTAGTTTAGCTCTAATTGTATTTGTTTACTATAACTACTTAGGTATTAAAAAGAATGGTTTTGTAAACTATTTCAAACACTTTATGGGTCCAATGCCTGTACTTGCTCCATTAATGTTCCCAATTGAAATAATTTCTCACTTATCAAGAATTATTTCATTATCATTCAGACTTTTTGGTTCGATAAAAGGTGATGATATGTTTACTATGGTACTTTTAATGTTAGTTCCATGGTTATTACCAATGGCAGGTTTCTTTATGTTAACTGCATTTGGATTCTTACAAGCATTTATTTTCAGTATCCTAACATATGTATATATTGCAGGATCTATTATGATGGAAGAAGAAGGTCACTAG